A stretch of the Eretmochelys imbricata isolate rEreImb1 chromosome 15, rEreImb1.hap1, whole genome shotgun sequence genome encodes the following:
- the SSH1 gene encoding protein phosphatase Slingshot homolog 1: MALVTLQRSPTPSAASSASASELEVGSDEDRKLNLSLSESFFMVKGAALFLQQGNSPQGQRSLQHPHKNAGDLPQHLQVMINLLRCEDRIKLAVRLESMWTDRVRYMVVVYSSGRQDTEENILLGVDFSSKESKSCTIGMVLRLWSDTKIHLDGDGGFSVSTAGKMHIFKPVSVQAMWSALQILHKACEVARRYNYFPGGMALVWATYYESCISSDQSCINEWNTMQDLESTRPDSPALFVDKPTEGERTERFIKAKLRSIMMSKDLENVTSKEIRNELEKQMNCNLKEFKEFIDNEMLLILGQMDKPSLIFDHLYLGSEWNASNLEELQGSGVYYILNVTREIDNFFPGLFAYHNIRVYDEETTDLLAHWNEAYHFINKAKKNHSKCLVHCKMGVSRSASTVIAYAMKEFGWSLEKAYNYVKQKRSIARPNAGFMKQLLEYEGILDASKQRHNKLWKQQAESNLPQNADDSTGPSDFLLDSLDIDLENRLSDLDAPSQSTYLDNRANMEAGGFHYCFRRLSDSLLENKLPGDREIFFQVEDLERDVLSEQANLLVDQPPPIPPEAVAETMKAKDKVEPLAELRSFCEKEVKKLESSMPKGRSVPSQADPGKESIREENPVERWKRRLSVHKEENLLNRENLNNNNSKRSCPEEFERDAIFGILSKVKPSYQSCTDCMYSSASASAEASGEQCETLNPAAACCSSTICTQPSLLSHVTSNLLDQMPSKSQAEEVIRAKNDVLPPLLQGTSVLEGGTCKSVVDQHCNISEKPKDAPKTSVKALLARRNSHCEKSPLNTEVMKEESPSRKDVKPTKDLKYLLFSKDLEKPTTNSYLMQHQESLIQLQKAGLVRKHTKELERLKSVPSESSSLVRESSLSRIDASIPEENQDLALHRGPVSLLGPAPLISRENDVEKLEAKNPLQGLSQKTSTPVLCRLEHMSSYTKDFLKTICYTPSSSRSSNLTRSSSSDSIHSVHGKPGLVKQRTQEIETRLRLAGLTVSSPLKRSNSLAKLGCLNLSSEDLSSDMDVSTVMNSKEAKLSESSMLCESQSSLRSVDVSSKLLANSATGNLKSTLWKGKS, from the exons CTTAAGTGAGAGCTTTTTCATGGTGAAAGGAGCAGCGCTTTTCTTACAACAGGGAAACAGTCCACAAGGCCAGCGGAGTCTGCAGCATCCTCACAAGAATGCAG GTGACTTGCCCCAGCACCTTCAAGTGATGATCAACCTTCTGCGCTGTGAGGACAGAATCAAATTG GCTGTACGCTTGGAAAGCATGTGGACAGACCGAGTCAGATACATGGTGGTCGTGTATAGCAGTGGGCGGCAAGacacagaagaaaacattttactgGGAGTGGACTTTTCCAGCAAAGAAAG TAAAAGCTGCACTATTGGGATGGTCCTGCGCCTGTGGAGTGATACCAAGATACATCTTGATGGAGATGG TGGATTTAGTGTGAGCACTGCAGGGAAGATGCATATCTTCAAACCAGTTTCTGTACAAGCTATGTG GTCTGCCCTGCAGATCCTCCACAAAGCTTGTGAGGTCGCACGGAGGTACAATTACTTCCCAGGTGGAATGGCCCTGGTCTGGGCCACATACTATGAAAGCTGCATCAGTTCGGACCAGAGTTGCATCAATGAGTGGAACACGATGCAGGACCTGGAGTCGACACGCCCTGATTCTCCAGCATTGTTTGTTGACAA GCCAACTGAGGGGGAAAGAACAGAGCGGTTCATTAAAGCCAAACTCCGAAGTATCATGATGAGCAAAGACCTGGAAAATGTGACCTCCAAGGAA ATACGAAATGAACTGGAGAAGCAGATGAATTGCAACTTGAAAGAATTCAAGGAATTTATAGACAATGAAATGCTGCTTATCCTGGGGCAGATGGACAAACCATCTCTAATTTTTGATCATCTGTATCTG GGGTCTGAGTGGAATGCCTCCAACCTGGAAGAGCTTCAAGGCTCGGG CGTCTACTACATTTTAAATGTCACCAGGGAGATCGATAATTTTTTTCCTGGTCTGTTCGCGTATCATAATATCCGGGTGTATGACGAGGAGACGACAGACCTCCTGGCTCACTGGAATGAGGCATATCATTTCATAAATAAAGCCAA GAAAAATCACTCTAAGTGTCTGGTACACTGCAAAATGGGTGTTAGCCGGTCTGCCTCTACAGTTATAGCTTATGCAATGAAGGAATTTGGCTGGTCTTTGGAAAAAGCCTATAATTACGTGAAGCAAAAACGCAGCATTGCAAGACCAAATGCAGGCTTCATGAAACAGCTGCTGGAATATGAAGGGATTTTAGATGCAAG CAAACAGCGTCATAACAAGCTGTGGAAGCAGCAAGCAGAGAGCAATCTACCCCAGAATGCAGATGATTCTACGGGGCCCAGTGACTTCCTGCTCGATAGCTTAGACATCGATCTAGAAAACCGCCTATCTGACCTGGACGCACCTTCACAGTCCACGTACTTGGACAACAGAGCCAATATGGAGGCCGGGGGGTTTCACTACTGCTTCCGACGCCTGTCTGACTCGCTGCTGGAGAACAAGCTGCCTGGTGacagggaaatatttttccagGTGGAGGATCTGGAGCGAGACGTACTTTCGGAGCAGGCCAATTTGCTGGTGGATCAGCCTCCCCCAATCCCTCCTGAGGCTGTGGCGGAGACAATGAAGGCTAAGGACAAAGTGGAAccattggcagagctgagaagtTTCTGCGAGAAGGAAGTGAAGAAGTTGGAGTCCAGCATGCCAAAGGGGAGGAGTGTGCCCAGCCAGGCGGATCCGGGAAAGGAAAGCATCAGGGAGGAAAATCCCGTGGAGAGGTGGAAGCGGCGCTTGTCTGTGCACAAGGAGGAGAACTTACTGAACAGAGAGAACTTGAATAACAACAACAGCAAGAGGAGCTGCCCAGAGGAGTTCGAG CGCGATGCCATATTTGGAATCCTCAGTAAGGTCAAGCCTTCCTACCAGTCATGCACTGACTGCATGTATTCCTCAGCCAGTGCATCCGCTGAAGCCTCTGGGGAGCAGTGTGAAACGCTGAATCCAGCTGCCGCATGCTGCAGTTCTACAATCTGCACTCAGCCTTCGCTCCTCTCCCATGTGACTTCTAACTTGTTGGACCAAATGCCTAGCAAGTCGCAGGCTGAGGAAGTAATCAGGGCTAAAAATGATGTCTTGCCTCCATTGCTGCAGGGAACTAGTGTTTTGGAAGGTGGCACCTGCAAATCCGTGGTGGATCAGCATTGTAATATTTCTGAAAAGCCAAAAGATGCACCAAAAACATCTGTCAAAGCACTGCTTGCCAGGAGAAATTCCCACTGTGAGAAGAGCCCTCTGAATACAGAAGTGATGAAGGAAGAGTCTCCATCCAGAAAAGATGTCAAACCAACGAAGGACCTGAAGTACTTGCTGTTTAGTAAAGATCTGGAAAAGCCAACCACAAACAGTTATTTGATGCAGCATCAAGAATCTCTTATTCAGCTTCAAAAAGCTGGTTTAGTTAGGAAGCATACCAAAGAACTGGAGCGTCTGAAGAGTGTGCCATCAGAATCCTCGTCACTGGTAAGAGAGAGCTCCCTGAGCAGAATTGATGCTAGTATACCAGAGGAAAACCAAGATTTGGCTTTGCACCGAGGCCCAGTATCTCTTCTGGGTCCAGCACCTTTAATATCCAGAGAGAATGATGTGGAGAAGTTAGAGGCCAAAAACCCCTTACAGGGACTGTCTCAGAAAACCTCCACACCTGTCCTGTGCAGGCTAGAACACATGAGCAGTTACACAAAGGACTTTCTGAAGACCATATGCTATACACCATCATCTTCCAGGAGTTCCAACTTGACACGCAGTTCTAGTAGCGACAGCATACACAGTGTGCATGGGAAACCCGGCCTGGTAAAACAACGTACTCAGGAAATCGAAACCAGGCTACGACTTGCTGGTTTGACTGTTTCTTCCCCTCTGAAGAGATCCAATTCTCTTGCCAAGCTAGGGTGTCTTAACTTGTCCTCCGAGGACTTATCGAGTGACATGGACGTGTCAACAGTAATGAACTCAAAAGAGGCCAAATTGAGTGAGTCTTCCATGCTTTGTGAGTCACAATCCTCTCTGAGGAGTGTGGACGTAAGCTCCAAACTGCTAGCAAATTCAGCCACAGGAAACTTGAAGAGCACACTTTGGAAGGGCAAAAGTTGA